One genomic segment of Novisyntrophococcus fermenticellae includes these proteins:
- a CDS encoding formate/nitrite transporter family protein — translation MPYKDVEVFSNAAKGKVNMLREQPGKFFLRTIMAGFFIAVAMIYNNVVGNVFKDSDPAWGKMLGAIVFSIAVLLIVFIGSELFTGNNLVMAFGAYDKAVTWKQVGKVWLVSYIGNFVGCAFFSLLFVASGASGTADYFAGYVENKLALPLDQMFFKAILCNFFVCLAVACGIKCKEETSKFLMIVICISGFVISGFEHCVANMATFTTAYFLVPGLSIGAILKSMLVVTIGNIIGGSVLLALPLRKMSADK, via the coding sequence ATGCCGTATAAGGATGTGGAGGTATTTTCAAATGCTGCAAAGGGGAAAGTGAATATGCTGCGTGAACAGCCCGGAAAATTCTTTCTCCGTACAATTATGGCAGGTTTTTTTATTGCCGTAGCCATGATTTACAACAATGTGGTCGGAAATGTATTTAAGGACTCGGATCCGGCCTGGGGTAAGATGCTGGGAGCGATTGTATTTTCAATTGCGGTGCTGCTGATTGTGTTCATCGGAAGTGAATTGTTCACAGGAAACAATCTGGTTATGGCCTTTGGAGCCTATGACAAGGCAGTAACCTGGAAGCAGGTAGGGAAAGTGTGGCTGGTCAGCTATATTGGAAACTTCGTGGGGTGTGCTTTTTTTTCGCTGCTCTTTGTGGCTTCCGGGGCCTCAGGAACAGCAGATTATTTCGCCGGATATGTGGAGAACAAGCTGGCACTTCCGCTGGATCAGATGTTTTTTAAGGCGATTCTGTGTAACTTCTTTGTCTGTCTTGCGGTTGCATGCGGGATTAAGTGCAAGGAGGAGACCAGTAAGTTTCTGATGATCGTAATCTGTATTTCGGGATTTGTGATCTCAGGATTTGAACACTGTGTAGCGAACATGGCAACATTTACGACAGCGTATTTTTTGGTACCGGGGTTGTCAATCGGAGCAATACTGAAAAGCATGCTCGTCGTAACAATCGGAAATATCATCGGTGGTTCAGTTTTACTGGCACTGCCGCTGAGGAAAATGAGTGCAGATAAGTAA
- a CDS encoding DNA topoisomerase, translated as MAKSLYIAEKPSVAQEFAKALKENMGRRDGYVESENFVVTWCVGHLVTMSYPEKYDIKYKRWSLETLPFLPEKFKYEVIPSVQKQFQIVSALLNREDIDTIYVCTDSGREGEYIYRLVEMMAEVKDKKRKRVWIDSQTEEEILRGIKEAKDLSEYDNLSESAFLRAKEDYLMGINFSRVLSLKYGNAVSNYLGTKYQAISVGRVMTCVLGMVVQREREIREFVKTPFYRVLANMELGGHPFDGEWRAVKGSRYFQSHLLYKENGFQKKKDAEHLVQELMEKQPLQGVLEKIEKKKENKNPPLLYNLAELQNDCARLFKISPDQTLQVVQELYEKKLVTYPRTDARVLSTAVAKEISKNLNGLLQYPAARPALQDIQVSESYKGIAKTRYTNDKQITDHYAIIPTGQGLQNLNKLSELSGKVYEIIVRRFLSIFYPPAVYQKLALTVNKDGERFFASYKVLIDEGYLKVMEYSFSGKKEPQEKEQNQGKEEETSCDTEFLEMLSGLKKGSVLPITEFVIKEGETSPPKRYTSGSIILAMENAGQLIEDEELRAQIKGSGIGTSATRAEILKKLFSIKYLTLNKKTQVITPALLGEMVFDVVHASIRSLLNPELTASWEKGLTYVAEGSISSEEYMNKLETFVARHTGSVIGLRNQTVLKSCFDAVAVNYRKSSAKKKKSES; from the coding sequence ATGGCAAAATCTTTATACATAGCTGAAAAGCCCAGTGTCGCACAGGAATTCGCGAAGGCTTTAAAAGAAAATATGGGCAGAAGAGACGGTTACGTTGAATCTGAGAACTTTGTAGTGACCTGGTGCGTTGGACACCTGGTGACTATGAGCTACCCTGAAAAATACGATATTAAGTATAAGAGGTGGAGTTTGGAGACCCTGCCTTTTTTACCGGAAAAATTTAAATATGAAGTTATTCCGTCAGTTCAGAAGCAGTTTCAGATTGTAAGTGCACTTTTGAACCGTGAAGATATAGACACGATTTATGTGTGTACGGACTCCGGACGAGAAGGTGAATATATCTACCGTTTGGTAGAGATGATGGCAGAGGTCAAAGATAAAAAAAGAAAACGTGTCTGGATTGATTCCCAGACAGAGGAAGAAATTTTAAGGGGAATCAAAGAGGCCAAAGATTTAAGCGAATATGATAATCTGTCAGAATCTGCCTTTTTACGTGCGAAGGAAGATTATTTAATGGGAATCAATTTTTCCCGTGTTCTTTCTCTGAAGTATGGGAATGCAGTTTCAAACTATCTGGGAACAAAGTACCAGGCTATTTCCGTAGGCAGGGTTATGACCTGTGTGCTGGGAATGGTTGTACAAAGGGAGAGAGAAATTCGTGAATTCGTGAAAACTCCCTTTTACAGAGTGCTGGCGAATATGGAACTGGGCGGACATCCCTTTGATGGAGAATGGAGAGCGGTAAAGGGGAGCAGATATTTTCAATCCCATCTGCTTTATAAAGAAAACGGTTTTCAGAAAAAAAAGGATGCGGAGCATCTGGTTCAGGAATTGATGGAAAAGCAGCCGCTTCAGGGAGTTTTGGAAAAGATTGAGAAAAAGAAGGAAAATAAAAATCCACCCCTTCTTTATAACCTCGCAGAGCTTCAGAATGATTGTGCCAGATTATTTAAGATCAGCCCTGATCAGACACTTCAGGTGGTTCAGGAGTTATATGAAAAGAAACTGGTGACCTATCCGCGTACGGATGCCCGTGTGCTTTCTACCGCAGTAGCGAAGGAAATCTCCAAGAATTTAAACGGCCTGCTTCAGTACCCGGCTGCCAGACCGGCTCTTCAGGATATCCAGGTCAGTGAAAGTTATAAAGGAATCGCGAAGACCCGTTATACAAATGATAAGCAGATTACGGATCACTATGCAATTATCCCCACGGGACAGGGATTGCAGAATCTCAATAAGCTTTCTGAGCTCTCAGGAAAAGTCTATGAGATAATCGTGAGAAGATTTTTAAGTATCTTCTATCCGCCGGCTGTCTACCAGAAACTTGCATTAACGGTTAATAAAGATGGGGAACGTTTTTTTGCAAGCTATAAGGTTTTGATTGACGAGGGATATCTTAAAGTCATGGAATATTCCTTTAGCGGAAAAAAGGAGCCCCAGGAGAAAGAGCAAAACCAGGGGAAAGAGGAGGAAACCTCATGCGATACGGAATTTTTGGAGATGTTGTCTGGATTGAAGAAGGGCTCTGTTCTTCCCATCACCGAATTTGTAATCAAGGAGGGAGAGACCTCTCCACCGAAGCGTTATACATCAGGTTCTATAATCCTTGCCATGGAAAATGCGGGACAATTGATTGAAGATGAAGAGTTAAGGGCTCAGATAAAGGGAAGTGGGATCGGCACCAGTGCTACACGGGCAGAAATATTGAAAAAACTGTTCTCCATCAAATATCTGACGTTGAATAAAAAGACCCAGGTTATTACACCGGCACTTCTGGGCGAGATGGTATTTGATGTGGTGCATGCATCCATTCGCTCTTTACTGAACCCCGAGTTGACCGCCAGTTGGGAAAAAGGACTGACCTACGTCGCAGAAGGGAGTATTTCATCCGAAGAATATATGAACAAACTGGAGACATTTGTAGCCCGTCATACGGGAAGTGTAATCGGACTCAGGAATCAGACAGTGCTAAAATCCTGTTTTGATGCGGTTGCGGTTAATTACCGGAAGTCATCTGCAAAAAAGAAGAAGAGTGAATCATAA
- a CDS encoding acyltransferase — protein sequence MKDITIAELYTLEETIARDIFTGFTYPWEVLPEIHNFILKLGSALSPEEYEKRGEDIWIARDAVIAPTVSIQGPCIIGKGAEIRQCAFIRGNAMIGEGAVVGNSTELKNVILFNRVQVPHYNYVGDSILGFKAHMGAGSITSNVKSDKKLVVVKSGEERIETGLKKFGAMLGDEVEVGCGSVLNPGTVIGKQSNIYPLSSVRGVVPANHIFKDAAHVIEKQ from the coding sequence ATGAAAGATATTACGATAGCAGAATTATACACATTGGAAGAGACGATAGCCAGGGACATCTTCACAGGGTTTACCTACCCCTGGGAGGTTCTGCCGGAAATTCACAATTTTATATTAAAACTTGGGTCTGCTCTCTCACCGGAAGAATATGAGAAGCGGGGGGAAGATATCTGGATTGCCAGAGATGCTGTAATTGCACCAACAGTTTCTATTCAGGGGCCATGTATCATCGGAAAAGGTGCCGAGATACGTCAGTGTGCATTTATCCGTGGAAACGCAATGATTGGTGAAGGGGCAGTGGTTGGAAACTCTACAGAATTAAAGAATGTGATCCTGTTCAACAGAGTACAGGTTCCACACTACAACTATGTGGGAGATTCCATACTGGGCTTTAAAGCACATATGGGGGCCGGAAGCATCACTTCCAATGTTAAGTCAGATAAAAAACTTGTGGTTGTAAAATCAGGTGAAGAAAGAATTGAGACGGGACTGAAAAAGTTTGGAGCCATGCTGGGTGATGAAGTGGAAGTAGGATGCGGAAGTGTCCTGAATCCGGGCACTGTGATTGGAAAGCAAAGCAATATCTATCCATTATCAAGTGTACGCGGTGTGGTGCCTGCGAATCATATTTTCAAGGACGCTGCGCATGTGATCGAAAAGCAATAG
- a CDS encoding sensor histidine kinase yields the protein MLKKLRKKFVITNMVFVTAVILTALVVMCISSYRRFYADSIVAIDQTLSRNLEDLKPAIDFRDRDNNPPPRSDAGGVGRIFVFTVMLEKDSNTVSGVNDSGIQVDIDTAQKAADAALSLGKSSGTIQNMDLRFKIDKTDAGIKIAFADITNEKNSMRSLIIISVLIFFLVLLTSFFISVYLSKRALSPVQKAWVQQHQFVADASHELKTPLTVILANLDILKSHTDHTIAAEKKWIDNTEEEAIRMKELLQDLLFLAREDADSAPPAPHISLNFSQIVWECILPFESVTYEQKTAMTEDIQDDIFVSGNEKQLKQLLMILLDNACKYAKNGTIHVTLGQKHEHTVLRVKNTGPLIAKEDLEHIFERFYRASKSRSRDTGGYGLGLSIAQTIVYNHKGSIKATSTAEDGTTFTVTFPLLSI from the coding sequence ATGCTTAAAAAGCTGCGAAAAAAGTTTGTCATTACAAATATGGTTTTTGTAACCGCTGTCATCCTGACAGCTCTGGTCGTCATGTGTATATCCAGCTATAGAAGATTTTATGCTGACAGCATAGTGGCCATCGATCAGACCTTGTCAAGAAATTTAGAGGATTTAAAACCAGCCATTGATTTCCGCGACAGAGATAATAATCCGCCGCCAAGATCAGACGCTGGCGGAGTCGGAAGAATCTTTGTATTTACTGTCATGCTCGAAAAGGATTCTAATACAGTTTCCGGCGTCAATGACAGTGGTATCCAGGTTGACATCGACACTGCGCAGAAAGCGGCAGATGCCGCCTTATCATTAGGAAAATCTTCTGGTACAATTCAGAATATGGATCTTCGTTTTAAAATAGACAAAACTGACGCCGGCATAAAAATTGCATTTGCAGATATTACGAACGAAAAGAACAGTATGCGCAGCCTGATAATAATATCCGTGCTGATTTTTTTCCTTGTACTTCTGACTTCATTTTTTATCAGTGTATATCTGTCCAAAAGAGCACTCAGCCCGGTTCAGAAAGCATGGGTTCAACAGCATCAGTTCGTGGCTGATGCCTCCCATGAACTGAAAACTCCTCTGACCGTAATCCTCGCCAATCTTGATATATTGAAGTCTCATACAGATCATACGATTGCAGCGGAAAAGAAGTGGATTGACAACACGGAAGAAGAGGCCATCCGGATGAAAGAGCTGCTGCAGGATCTCCTGTTCCTGGCCAGGGAGGATGCGGATTCTGCTCCGCCTGCTCCTCATATATCTCTTAATTTCTCTCAGATTGTGTGGGAATGTATTCTTCCCTTTGAATCAGTTACTTATGAGCAAAAAACCGCCATGACAGAAGATATCCAAGATGATATCTTTGTGTCAGGAAACGAGAAACAGTTAAAACAGCTTTTGATGATTCTCCTGGACAATGCCTGCAAATATGCAAAAAATGGAACCATACATGTTACACTGGGACAGAAACATGAGCATACGGTACTGCGTGTCAAAAATACCGGTCCACTTATAGCAAAGGAGGATCTGGAGCATATATTTGAACGCTTTTACCGGGCAAGTAAATCGAGATCCCGGGACACAGGCGGCTATGGACTCGGACTGTCAATTGCCCAGACAATTGTTTATAATCATAAAGGAAGCATCAAAGCGACAAGCACCGCAGAGGATGGGACCACATTCACTGTAACTTTTCCGCTACTATCCATATGA
- a CDS encoding response regulator transcription factor, producing MNVLIVEDEIRLAEALREIMMESKYLCDVVYTGTDGLDYAVNGNYDVIILDVMLPGMDGFSVVHEIRRQGLQTPVLLLTAKDDVSDKIAGLDHGADDYMTKPFEPGELLARIRALSRRTGEVIFEELQFGDLRLILSTNDLWCKGRNIHLSFKEFEILKILIINSNIIISKESLIENVWGNDSDAEDNNVEAYISFLRKKFFYLGSEAGITAVRKVGYRLEEKKNA from the coding sequence ATGAATGTACTGATTGTAGAAGACGAAATCCGTCTGGCGGAGGCACTGCGTGAAATTATGATGGAGTCCAAATATTTATGCGACGTGGTTTACACCGGAACGGACGGTCTGGATTATGCTGTAAATGGAAATTATGATGTAATCATACTGGATGTAATGCTGCCCGGAATGGATGGTTTTTCTGTTGTCCATGAAATACGAAGGCAGGGACTTCAGACTCCCGTCCTCCTCCTTACCGCCAAAGACGACGTGAGTGATAAAATAGCCGGACTGGACCACGGTGCAGATGATTATATGACCAAGCCCTTTGAGCCAGGGGAACTGCTGGCGAGAATCCGCGCACTTTCCAGGCGGACCGGTGAAGTAATCTTTGAGGAATTGCAGTTTGGGGATCTGCGGCTTATTCTGTCCACCAATGATCTCTGGTGTAAAGGCAGAAACATTCATCTAAGCTTTAAAGAATTTGAAATTTTAAAAATACTGATAATAAATTCCAATATTATTATTTCAAAAGAATCTCTCATTGAAAATGTATGGGGAAATGACTCCGATGCGGAAGACAATAATGTAGAGGCTTATATCTCCTTTCTCCGCAAAAAGTTTTTTTATCTGGGTTCTGAGGCAGGTATCACAGCGGTCCGGAAAGTAGGCTATCGCCTGGAGGAAAAAAAGAATGCTTAA
- a CDS encoding polyphosphate polymerase domain-containing protein: protein MKTAAIPIQEVFKRTEKKYLLTKRQMETIQAALAERMEADVYGKYSIYNIYFDTLDFRLIRTSIEKPVYKEKIRPRSYCIPSEEDKVFLELKKKSQGVVGKRRVTLTLEEAEKYLLFGVYPKCADCQILHEIDFAIDRYQVVPAAYIAYDRVALSGLEDTNLRITFDEHITCRQTDLQLGKERYGISLLEDDQLLMEIKIPGAMPVWLAKLLSELKIFPVSYSKYGTYYKRYLLPERYLLYQKSLQRFAHAKGGVGIA from the coding sequence ATGAAAACAGCAGCTATCCCAATACAAGAAGTTTTTAAGAGAACTGAAAAGAAATATCTGCTCACAAAAAGACAGATGGAAACGATTCAGGCAGCGCTGGCAGAGAGGATGGAGGCGGACGTATATGGGAAATATTCGATTTATAATATATACTTTGATACGCTTGATTTCAGGTTAATTCGAACATCTATAGAAAAACCTGTATATAAAGAAAAAATCAGGCCTCGCAGCTATTGCATCCCAAGTGAAGAGGACAAAGTATTTCTGGAATTAAAGAAGAAATCGCAAGGTGTGGTGGGTAAGAGACGTGTTACGCTGACGCTTGAAGAGGCCGAGAAGTATCTGCTCTTTGGAGTTTACCCGAAGTGTGCCGACTGTCAGATACTACATGAGATTGATTTCGCAATCGATAGGTATCAGGTTGTTCCAGCGGCATATATAGCTTATGACCGTGTGGCATTATCTGGTCTTGAAGACACAAATCTCCGCATAACGTTTGACGAACATATTACCTGTCGGCAGACAGATCTGCAGCTTGGGAAAGAAAGATATGGAATTTCGCTTCTAGAAGACGACCAACTTCTCATGGAGATAAAAATTCCGGGGGCAATGCCGGTCTGGCTTGCGAAGCTTTTATCAGAACTGAAGATTTTCCCGGTATCTTATTCTAAATATGGCACTTATTATAAACGGTATCTCTTACCGGAGCGGTATCTGCTCTATCAGAAATCACTGCAGAGATTCGCACATGCAAAAGGGGGTGTTGGCATTGCTTAA